The Buchnera aphidicola (Cinara cf. splendens/pseudotsugae 3390) sequence TTTTTTTATTTTTAATACAATATTCTATTATTTTTAGCGTTACATTTGGTTTACTAAAATCAATTATTGTATCAAATGGTAAAGCATGTTTATTTTTTTTTAGTTTTTTAAAAGTAGTAAAAAAAATTGTTTTATCTGAATACTTTTCTTTATTGTAACTAGCATGTGTACGTGTGTGTTTTTCTTTAATTAACGCGTAGATTAATTTAATATTTTTCTGCTTTACTGCTTCTTTGGTTAACATTTTTCCCATTTTACCTAATGCTCCAGATATAACTATACTAGTATTTATGTTTTTCATTTTTATATCTTACCCTTATTAACGTAATGTATAATGATTTTTAAAAAATATATTGTATGTATGCAAATAATTTTTTTAAAATCTTGTTTTTGTATAAAAAAAAGAATCTATATTTATTATTACATAACATTGTTGTTTGTATATAAATAAATATTCTTGGATACGATAAAAGCATGTAATATGAATGTATTTAAAATAGAATTTTATATTGAATAATTTCTGTAGATATATTTTTAATATATATTTTTGTAGATTCATTTTTTTTATAAAAAAATATGTTGATTTTCTTTTTTATTGATATTTTTTAGACATCTACAACAAAGATTCATAATATTTTTGATAAATCTATTTTTCTTTGAATAATGCCAACATCTTGGACATTTTATTTTATTACTTTTTTTTATTGTGATTTTTAAGTTTTTTACGGAGTTACTTTTATAAGCTATTTTAGGTGCATTAGAATATCGACATAATTGTGTTTCAGATACTAAAAATATAAATTTTAATTCGGTGTTAAAAGAGAGCAGTATTTTAAATAAATTTTTATCTACATATAAAATTAATATTATTTCAAGTGAATTGCGTATATATTTGGTTGTTTTTTCTTGTTCAATAAATTTGTTGACTTCATTTCTTATAGTGAATATTTTTTTCCAAAAAAAAGCGTTATAATAAATTTTTTTTGAAGGAAATCGTATTTTTTTAAACCATTTTTCTGTAAATATAGATATTTTTGTATTCTCTTTAAAATAATTCCATGCTTCTTCTGCTGTGAATGATAATATTGGAGCAATCCATCGTATAAGATAATGTAAAATATAAAATATAGCGGTTTGCCCACTTCTTCTTGCTACACTGTTATTGTGTGTAGTGTATAATCTATCTTTGATTAATTCTAAATAACAAGATCCTAGTTTAATAGAACAAAAATTGATAATTTTTTGTACTACGTCATGAAAGTGATAAATTGAATAATTTTTGATAATTTTTTTTTGGTAATTATATGTTGTTTCTAAAATCCACTGATCTAATAACAATAGATTTTTATTTTTTACGGTATGGATAGATGAATTAAAATCAAAAAGATTAGAAAATAAAAATCGTATCGTGTTTCTAATTCTTCTATAATGTTCAGATGTTTGTTGTAAGATTTTATGAGATATAGACATATCGTTGGTATAGTTAGTGTATGCTACCCATAATCTTAAAATATCTGCCCCCCATTTTTGGATAATATCTTTTGGTTTTTGGTTATTTTTTAAAGACTTAGACATTTTTTGACCATGTTCATTAATAACAAATCCATGAGTTAAAACTGTTTTATATGGAGCTTTATTTTGTACAATTACTGATGTAATTAAAGATGACATAAACCAACCACGATGTTGATCTGATCCTTCTAAATACAAATCAGCTATATGGCTAGATGTTTGATAAGTATTATTTTTATATATTTTTAATTGGTGACTTGCTCCAGATTCAAACCATACATCAAGTACATCATTAATTTTTTCGTACATATCAGCATTGTCTTTTAACCATGTTTGTGTGGTAGATTTCCACCATACCATATAACCATATAATTGAATTTTTTGTTCTATTTTTTTCATAATAGATACTGTGTTAGGATGTAATTTTCCTGTTTTTTTATGTATAAATAATGGAATTGGAATACCCCAAGTTCTTTGTCTCGAAATACACCAATCAGGTCTATTTTTTAACATTTTTTTCATCTTGGTTTTTCCCCATTCTGGAATCCAATTAACTTGTTTAATTTTTTTTAATATTTTATTTTTTAATATAAGATTAGATGTTTTAATAAACCATTGTGGTGTAGCTCTATAAATAACTGGTTTCTTGTGACGCCAACAATGTGGATAAGAATGTTCAATGGTTTCGAAAAAAAATATTTTTCTTTTGCTTTCTAATAATTGTAAAATTATATTTTCTGCTTTAAAGATATGAAGATTATTTAATATGCTAAGTAATGGAATGTTATATAAGCCACGTGCATTGACAGTTTGATTAGGTTTTATGTTATATTTTTTACATGCAATAAAATCTTCATATCCATGGTCTGGAGACATATGCACAGCTCCGGTACCTAATTCATTAGATACGTGATTAGATAGTATTATAGGAACGACAATACTTAAAAAAGGGTGTATACAGTTTAAATTTTTTAGATTTTTTCCTTTTATACAACCTCTTATTTTCCAATTTTTTGTGTTAGTTTTTTTGAATAAACGTATTGCTAATTGTTCTTCACAAAGATAATATTTTTTTTTTATTTTTATCAGTTGATAATATAGATTTGGATTAATAGCAATAGCTTGACACGTTGGAAGTGTCCAAGGTGTAGTAGTAAAAATAATTATTGAAATATCGGTGCATTGTTTTTTTTTTTTTCTTTTTTCTATAAAAAATTTATCCTTTAATAAATTTTCATCTTGTATTTTAAATAAAACGTAAATAGAATATGAATTTTTTGTTTGATATTCTATTTCAGCTTCAGCAAGTGAAGATTGACATTGAAAACACCAATAAATAGGTTTTAGATCTCTATATATATATCCTTTTTTAATAATGCGAGATAGAACACGTATCGTGTTTGCTTGATTATTATAATCCATCGTTAAGTTTATATTTTTCCAATCAGCTAAAACTCCTAGCCTTATGAAATCTTTTTTCTGTCTATAAACTTGTTTTAATACATATTCATGACATTTTGTACGAAATTTTTGTTTATTTTCTTCAACTAATTTTTTTTTAAACATTTTTTCGACTTTTTGCTCAATAGGTAATCCATGACAATCCCAGCAAGGAACATATGGAGCAAAAAATCCTGACATACGTTTGGCTTTTAAAATAATATCTTTTAATATTTTATTAACAGCATGACCAATATGAATATCTCCGTTCGCATATGGTGGTCCGTCATATAAAAAAAAACATTTATTTTTTTTATTTCTTGAATTTATATGATCATATAATTTATTTTTTTTCCACTTTTTAAGTATTTCTGTTTCTTTTATAGATAAGTTTGCTTGCATAGAAAATTTTGTTTGAGGTAAATTTAAAGATGTTTTTATTTTTTTCATATATAATTTCCAAGTAATTATTAATTTGAATTTGTTTATAATACATAAATATATTAATATTATTGATATGTTTTTTTTGGTAGTATTTAAAATACATATTTTGTAAAAATTAATTTTTATTAACAATATAAATTCAGTACAGTAATAATTAAAATTATGTATTATATACAGTATTTTGATATCTTATTTTTAATAAATAAAATTTTTTATGTTTTTTTATGTATTAAATTAATATGTATAAAGGTACATTTTATACTTCTTAGTTGATATTATTGATTGTAAAATATATAGTAATGTTATATTAACATGAATCATTTAATTTATTGTATATAATAGTGTTATATTCAAATATACAATATAGACGTAAATAATATATATTTATTTAGTGATATTAATGTAATTTATTTAAAATTATTAAATTAGAATACATACTATTTATTTTTAATATTTTTATTTCAGGAGTTATAATTATTTTGGCAAATATAAAATCATCTAAAAAACATGCTGTTCTATCAGAAAAACGTAGAAAATGTAACGCGAGTAAACGGTCTATTATTAAGACATTTATGAAAAAAGTATATTTTTTTATTAAAGAAAAAGAAAAGAAAAAAGCCTACAAAGAATTTTGTGTGTTTCAATCTATTGTTGATAAATATGCTATTAAAGGAATTATACATACGAATAAAGCTGCTAGATATAAATCTATATTAATCAAAAATATTAAACAAATTTAATATATTTTATATTAAATTATATAATTTTATGACACAAGTATTGCATCTATTATATCGCTACATAGATAGCAATACCCTCTTTTTATTTATTGAGTTAGATTTTCAAAAAATCTTTTTACACTGTCAAAAAATCTTTTAGACTTAGGGCTGTTATTTTCTCCTTTAAAATCACCAAAACTTTTTCCTAATTGGTGTAATAAATTTTTTTGAGATCTATTTAGATTTACTGGTGTTTCTACTATTATTTTACATAATAAATCTCCTGGATATCTTTTTCTTACTGATTTAACCCCTTTTCCTCGTATTCGGAGTAATTTACCAGATTGTGTTTCAGAGGGTATTTTAAGTTTTAATCTCCCCTGTAAAGTAGGTACTTCTATCTCTCCACCTAAAGAAGCAGTAACAAAATTTATAGGTACTTCACAATGTAAATGATTGTCCTCTCTAGTAAAGATTGGATGTTTTTTTACATTTATTTGTATATACAGATCTCCTGATTGAGCTCCATACTGACCAGATTCTCCTTCATTATTTAATCGGATACGATCATTAGTATCTACTCCAGAAGGAATTTTAATAGATAATTTTTTAGACACTTTAATTCGACCTTGTCCATAACATATCTTGCATGGATTTTTTATAACTGTTCCTTTACCATGACAGGTTGGACAGGTTTGTTGAACACTAAAAAATCCTTTTCTCATATGTATTTGTCCATGTCCATGACAATATGTGCATGTCTGAGATTTTTTCCCATGTGCTGTTCCTTTTCCAGAACAGGAATGGCATGTACTTAATGTAGGAATTTTTATTTCTTTCGTAGTTCCCTGAACAGCTTCTTCTAATGTAAGATTAATGTTATATTGTAAATCTGATCCTTTTTCTGTATTTTTTTTTCTGTTATTTCCAAATATATCACCGAAAACATCACCAAATATATCATTTAAATCAGATGTAGAAGTAGTAAAGCTACTATGAAAATCTCCATTATTTCCATTTTGCTCAAATGCTGAATGTCCATATTGATCGTAAGCAGTTCTTTTCTTTTTATCACTTAAAACTTCATATGCTTGCTTTATTTTTTTAAACTGTTCTTCAGCAGTTTTATTTCCTTGGTTACGATCAGGATGATACTTTATAGCCAGTCTCTTATAAGCTTGTTTTATTTCGCGTTCACTAGCAGTATTAGAAACCTTTAAAATTGTATAGTAATCTTGTTGTGTCATGATTGATTATGGTTCCGAATAAAATTTATATAATGTGGGTGCAGAGAAAATTTTCTACACCCTTAACATAAAATTAGATATATTTTAGTATATTTAATATATATGTAATTAAATTTTGTTAACAAAAATATTTATTTTTTTTTATTTTTTTTCTTTGTCTTTAATTTCTTCAAATTCAGCATCAACTACATTTTCGTTTTTTTGTATGTTGTCGTCTTGATTGGAAGTATTATTTGGAGTTGATTCTTTTTTTAATAACTCTGTTAATTTTAAACTTAGCTGTAAAACTGTCTGTATATTTTTATTTATTTCTTCCTTATTTTCCCCTTTTAGGGATAATTCTAACTCTTGAAGAGATTTTTCAATATTCGATTTTGTTTCGGGATCAATTTTTTCTTGACATTCAGATAGTTGTTTTTTTGTGCTGTGAGAAATTTGGTCACCTTGATTTTTAACTTTTATTAGTTCTTCAAATTGTAAGTCTTTTTCAGAATTTTCTTGTGCATCATTAATCATTTTTTTTATTTCATCTTGATTTAATCCAGATGAAGATTGTATAGTTATTTTTTGTTCTTTTCCTGTTTTTTTATCTTGTGCGGAAACATGTAAAATACCATCTGCATCAATATCAAAAGTTACTTCAATCTGAGGAATTCCTCTAGGAGCTGCTTGAATACCATCTAAGTTAAATTGTCCTAAAGATTTGTTATCCAAAGCACGTTTTCTTTCACCTTGTAATACGTGTATAGTTACTGCAGATTGGTTATCTTCAGCTGTTGAAAAAGTTTGGCTATGTTTAGTTGGTATAGTTGTATTTTTATTGATTAACGGGGTCATAATACCACCCATTGTTTCAATTCCTAATGACAATGGAG is a genomic window containing:
- the rpsT gene encoding 30S ribosomal protein S20 codes for the protein MANIKSSKKHAVLSEKRRKCNASKRSIIKTFMKKVYFFIKEKEKKKAYKEFCVFQSIVDKYAIKGIIHTNKAARYKSILIKNIKQI
- the ileS gene encoding isoleucine--tRNA ligase, with translation MKKIKTSLNLPQTKFSMQANLSIKETEILKKWKKNKLYDHINSRNKKNKCFFLYDGPPYANGDIHIGHAVNKILKDIILKAKRMSGFFAPYVPCWDCHGLPIEQKVEKMFKKKLVEENKQKFRTKCHEYVLKQVYRQKKDFIRLGVLADWKNINLTMDYNNQANTIRVLSRIIKKGYIYRDLKPIYWCFQCQSSLAEAEIEYQTKNSYSIYVLFKIQDENLLKDKFFIEKRKKKKQCTDISIIIFTTTPWTLPTCQAIAINPNLYYQLIKIKKKYYLCEEQLAIRLFKKTNTKNWKIRGCIKGKNLKNLNCIHPFLSIVVPIILSNHVSNELGTGAVHMSPDHGYEDFIACKKYNIKPNQTVNARGLYNIPLLSILNNLHIFKAENIILQLLESKRKIFFFETIEHSYPHCWRHKKPVIYRATPQWFIKTSNLILKNKILKKIKQVNWIPEWGKTKMKKMLKNRPDWCISRQRTWGIPIPLFIHKKTGKLHPNTVSIMKKIEQKIQLYGYMVWWKSTTQTWLKDNADMYEKINDVLDVWFESGASHQLKIYKNNTYQTSSHIADLYLEGSDQHRGWFMSSLITSVIVQNKAPYKTVLTHGFVINEHGQKMSKSLKNNQKPKDIIQKWGADILRLWVAYTNYTNDMSISHKILQQTSEHYRRIRNTIRFLFSNLFDFNSSIHTVKNKNLLLLDQWILETTYNYQKKIIKNYSIYHFHDVVQKIINFCSIKLGSCYLELIKDRLYTTHNNSVARRSGQTAIFYILHYLIRWIAPILSFTAEEAWNYFKENTKISIFTEKWFKKIRFPSKKIYYNAFFWKKIFTIRNEVNKFIEQEKTTKYIRNSLEIILILYVDKNLFKILLSFNTELKFIFLVSETQLCRYSNAPKIAYKSNSVKNLKITIKKSNKIKCPRCWHYSKKNRFIKNIMNLCCRCLKNINKKENQHIFL
- the dnaJ gene encoding molecular chaperone DnaJ → MTQQDYYTILKVSNTASEREIKQAYKRLAIKYHPDRNQGNKTAEEQFKKIKQAYEVLSDKKKRTAYDQYGHSAFEQNGNNGDFHSSFTTSTSDLNDIFGDVFGDIFGNNRKKNTEKGSDLQYNINLTLEEAVQGTTKEIKIPTLSTCHSCSGKGTAHGKKSQTCTYCHGHGQIHMRKGFFSVQQTCPTCHGKGTVIKNPCKICYGQGRIKVSKKLSIKIPSGVDTNDRIRLNNEGESGQYGAQSGDLYIQINVKKHPIFTREDNHLHCEVPINFVTASLGGEIEVPTLQGRLKLKIPSETQSGKLLRIRGKGVKSVRKRYPGDLLCKIIVETPVNLNRSQKNLLHQLGKSFGDFKGENNSPKSKRFFDSVKRFFENLTQ